The following proteins are co-located in the Bradyrhizobium sp. AZCC 2176 genome:
- a CDS encoding winged helix-turn-helix domain-containing tetratricopeptide repeat protein yields the protein MKFNFDNYILDTDLRELRRGGEMIAMQPQVFDLLVHLLKYRDRVVSRDDLIALVWGGRIVSDSTLDSRINAARNAIGDNGKEQRLIRTIPRKGIRFVGAVNGPCDAQAALQVETEQPRPGLTLPDRPAIAVLPFDNMSGDREQEYFSDGISEDIITALSKLRWFFVIARNSSFTYKGKPVQMKQIAAELGVRYVVEGSVRRSGHRVRITAQLNDTATGSHIWAERYDRDLTDVFAVQDEITDAIVTAIEPQIYAAENFRSRRKPPNSVDAWDLVMRALSHHWRVTKPDSLAAQALLERAIAIDPDYGQALALFATNHMFGVHLGWTDLATAAPVAEQAALAAITADSEDAWAHTALGSVYFSTRRLDRSLAEFELALQLNPNFSLAQGYYALALSYTGRWTDAYAATQRAIRQSPRDPSSAIYYGVAAYAQFVGRNYQEAIALAQEATRQRGDLTGAYRVLTVAAGMTGQIELARTALHELRRTQPDISLAWIATQLPWKLDADREHYLEGFRRAGLE from the coding sequence GTGAAATTCAACTTCGACAATTACATCCTCGACACCGATCTTCGAGAGCTGCGCCGTGGCGGCGAGATGATTGCGATGCAGCCGCAAGTGTTCGACTTGCTGGTTCACCTGTTGAAATACCGCGACCGCGTCGTCAGCCGGGATGATCTCATTGCGCTGGTGTGGGGAGGACGGATCGTCTCGGACTCGACGCTGGACAGCCGGATCAACGCCGCTCGAAACGCGATCGGCGACAACGGCAAGGAACAGCGGCTCATTCGCACTATTCCACGCAAGGGGATTCGCTTCGTCGGCGCCGTGAACGGGCCATGCGATGCACAGGCTGCTTTGCAGGTGGAAACAGAACAACCGCGTCCGGGACTAACGCTGCCCGACCGGCCGGCGATAGCCGTATTGCCGTTCGACAATATGAGCGGCGACCGTGAGCAGGAGTATTTCTCCGACGGAATCAGCGAAGACATCATCACCGCGCTGTCGAAATTGCGCTGGTTCTTCGTGATCGCGCGCAACTCGTCGTTCACCTACAAGGGAAAGCCGGTCCAGATGAAGCAGATTGCCGCCGAGCTCGGCGTACGCTACGTGGTCGAAGGCAGTGTGAGAAGGAGTGGCCATCGCGTGCGCATCACGGCCCAGCTCAACGACACCGCAACGGGCAGTCATATCTGGGCGGAGCGTTACGACCGCGACCTGACCGACGTCTTTGCCGTGCAGGACGAGATCACCGACGCCATCGTCACCGCGATCGAGCCGCAGATCTACGCGGCGGAGAACTTTCGCAGCCGGCGCAAGCCGCCCAACAGCGTGGACGCGTGGGATCTGGTGATGCGCGCGTTGTCGCATCATTGGCGGGTGACAAAGCCTGACAGCCTCGCCGCGCAGGCGCTGCTGGAGCGCGCGATTGCGATCGATCCGGATTACGGCCAGGCGCTGGCCCTGTTCGCGACCAACCATATGTTCGGCGTGCATCTGGGCTGGACCGATCTTGCAACTGCAGCACCCGTCGCCGAGCAGGCGGCATTGGCGGCGATTACCGCCGACAGCGAGGATGCCTGGGCCCACACGGCGCTTGGCAGCGTGTATTTCTCCACACGCCGGCTCGACCGTTCCCTGGCCGAGTTCGAACTGGCGCTCCAGCTCAACCCGAACTTCTCGCTGGCGCAGGGATACTATGCCTTGGCGCTGTCCTATACCGGGCGGTGGACGGACGCCTATGCGGCGACGCAGCGCGCCATCCGCCAGAGCCCGCGCGATCCCTCTTCCGCGATCTATTACGGCGTTGCGGCCTACGCCCAGTTCGTCGGAAGAAACTATCAGGAAGCGATTGCACTGGCGCAGGAAGCGACTCGCCAGCGCGGCGACCTCACCGGCGCCTACCGGGTGCTGACGGTCGCGGCCGGCATGACCGGCCAGATCGAACTCGCCCGGACCGCGCTCCACGAGTTGCGGCGGACGCAGCCTGATATTTCGCTCGCCTGGATCGCGACGCAGTTACCGTGGAAGCTGGACGCTGATCGCGAACATTATCTCGAAGGCTTTCGCCGCGCCGGGCTGGAATGA